In Etheostoma cragini isolate CJK2018 chromosome 9, CSU_Ecrag_1.0, whole genome shotgun sequence, the following are encoded in one genomic region:
- the crocc2 gene encoding rootletin has translation MSCQREQGAHSPRLEAVIQKLEESLLHSDGSSGERTLTLQGDGEESGVPPTPVFTRIRQIITHNLAERPAGERSEVSELEESKALREQFFPSQMDRDQPLVKQATNEDRPDQMLIMDADQDSVSSGSLQLQIKERAYKQKLQSYQEAQQRQAQLVQKLQTKVLQYKKRCGELEEQVLDKTSESEKMRLMLQAHLDSAQRQQRTEQDLNMAIQNKSAQLEEEQKKCASLSQVNSMLREQLDQAGTVNQGLTESLWKAREDVDMCDTRLRREQETCASRLCREQARVRTLWRQAASLRNTFTQLRTLTDRTLSDMREECVATLRQLNAACMNLEVRMTQEGTSSGVETSALERQLKDKLKEAMQLQSRWDAEKVDLNSRILELTDTVKYLRSQNSEKDSSLKAMQISLDRMETRRTEDKAEMEVLHTEIQAHQKILYHVHQIVGGGGDGNSSSESASSSPLHGRSPLRNTTLMAVQSVCAKHQKQTQDLRGHLDAALEQVETLRNHLQKRDTERRELEQKIQEVRRESQEAKAALEDSLRDSNRYRCSVELISSEKGSLEKLLSGLQQKADSQHAKLEVLRDSSLEIQRERDLLRQQREDLEIQLTRQLTEAQRGERSLEELEGKHSDLRRELVTVKEALSQITLQKEVLEQDKASLALALSKMESQIAAHESVLTKLQNQEATLKDSLAKMAALSEGLAKDKVELNRILLQTEGEKTELGKRRQEAEMEQTAAREETAWVQQEMMNMLAEKQALESSHSHFQDLCQRLETELRLLQTENAQALERHSQVNREMQTVSEELCACRKELKTQTTALKRATHDGEELAKARAALDVKLNSADRKACGLTQELVLLRAEKESLETALFESQELASSLEAECTRMERERHSLLLANEALTRDAALMRVDAERQFVQAAQERSNLEEKLAQVERNALLTLNNKEQIHREQHEAERRQKEQQYTELTVQREKAEEQLRTQCEEQRVHSQKELQQVQDELVRLQQDFNQSLLQAEIVKQQSLSQKEAEKAALTEKLAALQQDLATAGMELECVQREALSKQEQDKNAKAVLQSELQDLQTQFEESLNSHEDAKKSLMEQVRELNQQREHAQQELEGLRRHLQEAEDGLIKGRRELSKAHRELRECAQERDRQRKEVLDRGRLLGDETREKEAIQASNQELRAFFKRTESDNSSLRRALEEMEQKVFISEECRSLMHQEATTLRSSMRELEKSRLQARRDLQEMRRQIKVLEGENNRQKQELQELQARVCQEEQKEEEARREAFTLRQRVLECEAGREAALNEVSGLQRRVVELETLEHQNQELLQEREAYQQQCDQRHRETTAQLEEALEDARIQVKELSVQVGFAESKVQGLEEQLGLSHAKHRDLELKLAGMYSAVRRTVGTSHPRLSGTPGFRRRSPSPWRNHLQVKGVDNETDRVAVLPLSRGEDEELDLDSVHTALQEFQQKFRDTQRDRDEATAQIVFLSQQVTELQDSQDKTATQLLQLKNSLKQSEEGKREMAERLHKVHTSYSLQEELVRRTEREKQNLEEEVAQLRTGLQAAEAESRALQDKSELLQGLESHAQVEQQKLKESLQAAENRVSNLELSQRTFEGELQRAQLRAAELDAEAGALQERLTEVRRKLGESEDRGAALRVSEEKLAISLAQAEQHESHLREQIHKLSNTLSDNRTSSGALQEQITQLQRALTASEQDRKLLQERLDKTRDTLSERKKLNHALTEQIQNLQTAQEDLELKYFELEKHSRTQKESLKQQQEAVLQAQGSSQQLRREKEELQDKVNNLQSSLQKLQSERAEMERVLTRLGKDKSSLRKTLERVEMERLRREEEEAVLAAREKEQLEQTVCSLQQELAKKQDEEQAVQAQISQLEHSHAQRLLEVTARHHQELDMETERLRDSQLQAERALETREKAHRQRVKCLEEQVLTLKEQLDQETRRRQAYFNQMLLPGV, from the exons TGAGGACAGG CCCGATCAGATGTTGATAATGGACGCAGACCAGGACAGTGTATCATCAGGATCCTTGCAGTTGCAGATCAAGGAGAGAGCATACAAGCAAAAACTGCAGTCATACCAGGAGGCCCAGCAGAGACAAGCCCAACTTGTTCAGAAGCTACAGACCAAG GTTCTGCAGTACAAGAAGAGGTGTGGGGAGCTAGAAGAGCAGGTGCTAGACAAGACATCAGAGTCTGAGAAGATGAGATTGATG CTGCAGGCCCACCTAGACTCCGCCCAGCGTCAGCAGCGGACAGAGCAGGATCTCAACATGGCTATCCAGAATAAGTCTgctcagctggaggaggagcagaagaa GTGTGCCAGCCTCAGCCAAGTCAACTCTATGCTGCGGGAACAACTGGACCAGGCAGGCACAGTCAACCAGGGGCTAACGGAGAGCTTGTGGAAGGCTCGCGAGGATGTTGACATGTGTGATACCCGTCTGCGCAGAGAGCAAGAG acgTGCGCCTCCCGACTGTGTCGTGAACAGGCTCGTGTCAGAACACTGTGGCGCCAGGCTGCTTCCCTGCGGAACACTTTCACCCAGCTCAGGACTTTAACTGACAG GACATTGTCTGATATGCGTGAGGAGTGTGTTGCTACCCTCCGGCAGCTGAATGCTGCCTGCATGAATTTAGAGGTCAGAATGACACAGGAGGGCACCTCTAGTGGTGTGGAGACGTCAGCACTGGAGAGGCAGTTGAAGGACAAACTGAAAGAGGCCATGCAACTTCAGAGTCGCTGGGATGCAGAGAAAGTTGACCTTAACTCCAG AATCTTGGAGTTGACTGACACAGTGAAGTACCTCCGCAGCCAGAACAGTGAGAAGGATTCCAGCCTCAAGGCCATGCAGATCAGTCTGGACAGGATG GAGACAAGGAGAACAGAGGACAAAGCAGAGATGGAGGTCCTACACACTGAGATCCAGGCCCACCAAAAGATTTTGTATCATGTTCACCAG ATTGTTGGTGGTGGGGGTGATGGCAACAGTAGCTCTGAAAGTGCATCCTCTTCACCTCTTCATGGACGCTCTCCTCTGAGGAACACTACCCTGATGGCTGTGCAGAGTGTTTGTGCCAAGCaccagaaacaaacacag GACTTGCGTGGGCATCTGGATGCTGCCCTGGAGCAAGTGGAGACACTGCGTAATCACCTGCAGAAGAGGGACACTGAGAGGAGAGAGCTAGAGCAGAAGATCCAGGAAGTAAGGAGGGAAAGTCAGGAGGCTAAAGCAGCTCTGGAGGATAGCCTCAGAGACAGCAACAGATATCGCTGCTCAGTGGAACTTATCTCCAG TGAGAAAGGCAGCCTGGAGAAGCTGCTGTCAGGTCTGCAGCAGAAGGCAGACTCCCAGCATGCCAAGCTGGAGGTACTGCGAGATTCATCACTGGAGATCCAGAGAGAGCGGGACCTCCtgagacagcagagagaggatCTGGAAATACAGCTGACACGCCAGCTCACAGAGGCCCAAAGAGG TGAGAGGAGTTTGGAGGAACTTGAAGGAAAGCATTCAGATCTGCGTAGGGAGCTTGTGACAGTGAAGGAGGCTCTGAGTCAAATCACTCTGCAGAAGGAGGTGTTGGAGCAAGATAAGGCCAGCCTCGCTCTGGCTCTCAGCAAG ATGGAGTCGCAGATTGCTGCACATGAGTCAGTCCTCACCAAACTGCAGAATCAGGAGGCAACCCTAAAAGATTCTCTGGCTAAAATGGCAGCGCTGAGCGAAGGCTTAGCCAAAGACAAGGTGGAACTTAATCGTATTCTGCTGCAG ACAGAAGGTGAGAAGACAGAACTTGGTAAACGTAGACAGGAAGCTGAAATGGAGCAGACCGCAGCCAGAGAGGAGACAGCATGGGTGCAACAAGAGATGATGAATATGCTCGCTGAGAAACAAGCCCTGGAGAGCTCCCACAGCCACTTTCAGGATCTCTGCCAGAGGCTCGAAACAGAGCTGAGACTGCTGCAGACGGAGAATGCTCAGGCCCTAGAGCGGCACTCCCAG GTCAACAGGGAGATGCAGACTGTTTCAGAGGAGCTCTGTGCGTGCAGGAAGGAGCTTAAGACACAGACCACAGCCCTAAAGAGAGCTACCCATGACGGGGAGGAGCTTGCCAAGGCCAGGGCTGCTCTGGATGTCAAACTAAACTCTGCTGACCGAAAGGCCTGTGGTCTCACGCAGGAGCTGGTTTTGCTTag AGCAGAGAAAGAGTCCCTGGAAACCGCTCTGTTTGAGAGCCAGGAGCTTGCCTCGTCTCTGGAGGCCGAGTGCAccaggatggagagagagaggcacagTTTGCTCCTGGCTAACGAGGCCTTGACGC GGGATGCTGCTCTGATGCGTGTGGATGCTGAACGTCAGTTTGTCCAAGCTGCACAAGAGAGGAGTAATCTGGAGGAGAAGCTGGCTCAGGTGGAAAGGAATGCCCTGCTGACCTTGAATAACAAAGAGCAAATTCACAGAGAGCAGCATGAAGCTGAACGCCGGCAAAAG GAACAACAGTATACAGAGCTCACAGTTCAGCGGGAGAAGGCTGAGGAGCAGCTGCGTACACAGTGTGAGGAACAGCGTGTGCACAGTCAGAAGGAGctgcagcaggtgcaggatgaGCTGGTCAGGCTGCAGCAAGACTTCAACCAAAGCCTCCTGCAGGCTGAGATTGTAAAGCAGCAG TCTTTATCCCAGAAAGAGGCAGAAAAGGCTGCCCTCACGGAGAAGCTAGCAGCCCTGCAGCAAGACCTGGCCACAGCAGGCATGGAGCTTGAGTGCGTGCAGAGAGAGGCACTTAGCAAACAGGAGCAGGATAAG AATGCAAAGGCTGTCCTTCAGTCTGAGCTGCAAGATTTGCAGACTCAATTTGAGGAGTCTTTGAACTCTCATGAGGATGCCAAGAAGAGTCTAATGGAGCAAGTCAGAGAGTTGAACCAACAGAGAGAACATGCACAACAAGAA TTAGAGGGCCTTCGTCGGCATCTGCAGGAGGCAGAGGATGGGCTAATTAAAGGGCGAAGGGAGCTGAGTAAAGCTCATAGAGAGCTCCGGGAGTGTGCGCAAGAGCGGGACAGGCAACGGAAAGAGGTTCTGGACCGGGGAAGGCTTCTGGGTGATGAgaccagagagaaagaggctaTCCAAGCCTCTAACCAGGAACTAAGAGCTTTTTTTAAGAGAACAGAGAGTGACAACAGCAG CTTGAGACGAGCCTTGGAGGAGATGGAGCAGAAAGTGTTTATCTCAGAGGAATGTAGGAGTTTGATGCACCAAGAGGCAACCACTCTACGGAGCAGTATGAGAGAGCTGGAGAAGTCTCGCCTGCAGGCACGCAGAGATCTGCAGGAGATGCGCAGACAG ATAAAGGTCCTTGAAGGTGAGAACAACCGCCAGAAACAGGAGCTGCAAGAGCTGCAGGCCCGGGTATGTCAGGAGgagcagaaggaggaggaggcacGACGCGAGGCTTTCACTCTCAGGCAGAGAGTGCTGGAGTGTGAGGCTGGCAGGGAAGCAGCGCTCAATGAG gtttCAGGTCTGCAGCGCCGTGTGGTGGAGCTGGAGACATTGGAGCATCAGAACCAAGAGCTGCTGCAGGAAAGAGAGGCTTATCAGCAGCAGTGTGACCAGAGGCACAGAGAAACCACTGCCCAGCTAGAGGAAGCACTAGAAGACGCTAGGATCCAGGTCAAGGAACTCTCTGTGCAGGTTGGCTTTGCTGAAAGCAAGGTCCAGGGCTTGGAAGAACAGCTGGGCCTTAGCCATGCCAAACACAGGGACTTGGAGCTCAAGTTGGCGGGGATGTACTCAGCTGTGCGCCGCACTGTTGGCACCAGCCATCCAAGGCTTTCAGGCACACCTGGGTTTCGTAGACGGTCTCCCTCTCCCTGGAGAAACCACCTGCAAGTAAAAG GGGTAGAcaatgagacagacagagttgCTGTGCTGCCCCTGTCTCGTGGTGAAGATGAAGAGCTGGATTTGGACTCAGTGCATACAGCCCTGCAGGAATTCCAGCAGAAgttcagagacacacaaagagacagg GATGAAGCCACGGCTCAGATAGTTTTTCTAAGTCAGCAGGTGACAGAGCTTCAAGATAGCCAGGATAAAACAGCCACCCAGCTGTTACAGCTAAAGAATTCCTTGAAGCAATCAGAGGAGG gaaaaagagagatggcAGAGCGATTACACAAGGTGCATACATCCTATTCCCTGCAGGAAGAACTAGTACGTcgaacagagagggagaaacaaaacCTTGAGGAGGAGGTAGCTCAGCTGAGGACTGGTCTACAAGCTGCGGAGGCTGAGTCCAGGGCACTTCAA GACAAGTCAGAGCTCCTGCAGGGCTTAGAATCTCATGCACAAGTAGAACAACAGAAGCTAAAGGAGTCTCTGCAAGCAGCAGAGAACAGGGTGAGCAATCTGGAGCTCTCCCAACGCACCTTTGAAGGTGAGCTACAGAGGGCCCAGCTCAGGGCAGCTGAGTTGGATGCAGAGGCAGGGGCACTGCAGGAAAGACTGACAGAGGTGAGGAGGAAGCTGGGTGAGAGCGAGGACCGCGGTGCAGCACTGAGGGTCAGCGAGGAGAAGTTGGCCATCTCACTGGCTCAAGCTGAGCAGCATGAGAGCCACCTGAGAGAACAGATCCACAAATTGTCCAACACCCTCAGTGACAACAGGACCAGCAGTGGAGCTCTGCAGGAGCAGATCACACAGCTGCAGAGGGCTCTGACTGCCAGTGAGCAGGACCGAAAGCTGCTGCAG GAGCGTCTGGATAAAACGCGAGATACCctttcagagagaaagaagctgAACCACGCACTAACAGAGCAGATCCAGAACCTTCAAACAGCCCAAGAGGACTTAGAGCTTAAATATTTTGAGCTGGAAAAGCATAGCAGGACACAGAAGGAG AGCCTGAAGCAACAGCAGGAAGCTGTACTGCAGGCCCAGGGGAGCTCTCAGCAGCTGCGGCGAGAGAAGGAGGAACTCCAGGACAAGGTCAACAATCTTCAGAGCTCTTTGCaaaagctacagagtgagagagcagagatggagagagtgcTGACACGCCTTGGTAAAGACAAGTCATCACTCAGAAAGACACTGGAGAGG gtggagatggagaggctgaggagggaggaagaggaggcagtGTTGGCAGCCAGAGAGAAGGAACAGTTGGAACAGACAGTCTGCAGCCTGCAACAGGAGCTGGCAAAAAAGCAGGATGAAGAGCAGGCAGTGCAG GCCCAAATCTCCCAGTTGGAGCATTCTCATGCACAGCGCCTCCTGGAGGTGACAGCCCGCCATCACCAGGAGTTGGATATGGAGACGGAGCGTCTGAGAGACAGCCAGCTCCAAGCAGAGCGGGCCTTGGAGACCCGAGAGAAGGCCCATCGTCAGAGGGTCAAATGTCTGGAGGAACAG GTGCTGACTCTGAAAGAGCAGCTAGATCAGGAGACAAGAAGACGGCAGGCCTATTTCAATCAGATGCTACTACCTGGTGTGTAG